TAAATGTAAGTGTTATATTTACCAACTCCCTTGGTCTGTTATAAGTACATTACTTAGCTTCTTGGAGTTTTACTGTATCCAAAGCTTTCACTTTCTTAACTGTTTTATGCTTTTGGGCATTATCACTTTAAACTTTTCTTTTTTATTTCTTTCTCTGTACCTTTTTATATAAGCTTTTGTCTATGTGGGCTCTTTTCATTTATTGACTTTGATGCAGTAGTAGCAACCCACTTGATTTTGCTTCTCAAGATTTACTATCCTGGTAAGTTTTTTCAGTGTTTTCTTCTAAACTTTCATTCTTTTTACTAGTTATGTAAGTAGTAGCATAGTTAGTGGCATTACATGTGGGTTGTTTCTTTACAATCTTGTCACTTTATATGTGGTTGTTGTAGTATCTATTCATGCCTTTTTGAGCTCTCATTTTGATTGGTTTTTGAGATATTTGGGATCTGCCTTTTTTTGCTTGCAGATTGGGTTTTTAGTGTGCTGAGTGAAGTGCTGATCTTCATTGCATTTCAATTTTTGTGTAGAGAAATTTTTATCAATATTTGTTTATCTATTGTGAGAAAGGGTAATGGCAGGAGGAGGAGGTCCAGCAAAAGCCGATGAGCCGGCGCCACATCCACCTAAAGATCAGCTTCCCAATGTGTCTTACTGCATTACTAGCCCACCCCCCTGGCGTGAGTAGTGTTTCAGTTTATCTGTTTATTGTGCATTACTTGGTATATTCTTGTGTCAACTTTATTCTGCTTTTGGTTGGATTTCTTTTGTTGATTTGGTTCGATTCAGAATCACTTAATAGTAATGGAGGATCAGTTATTCATGTTCAGGTTCTGATTCTTTGGTTGCTGTCTTTTTGCTATCGGATTTTTCACAATCCTTTTATTGGTTGCTCTGAATTCTAGAATATATACTGTACATTATTCTTTAACTATGGCTTTAGTAGAAGTTCAGTTGTGGATATTGGTCACCTTTTTATTTGAGCTGAGATAAAAAGTAAGATGGAAAATAAAGATGCGGATTCCGCAActaaactatttttcaggataAAAGATGAGAACGCGGGAAACTACATATCTGGAGTAAGACTGTTGAAGAAAATTTCAGTTCCATTTACAAGACGGGGTCTCATGAACTGGAAAATATGACATATTGGAAACTATTTCTCAGAACAAAAGGGAATCTATGAACTGGAAAATATCACATATTGTGAACTATTTCTTAGAACAAAAGACAATCTAGTTTGTTACCATGATAATCCAGGGAAAGTACGGCTTAAAAACAAAAGAGTATTTAGTTGTCTTATGATTTTTTTGGCCCGGTGTTGTTAGAATCCACTTGTTTGGAGATTGTCAATAATTCTGCGAAGTTGGGTGCTAAGCCAATCCAGACGTCGTAGTCGATGTGGTACTAGTGTGTTCGTCATACGCAAGCTTCTACATTTTCTTTGTTTCGGTGTGTTTTATAAAGTGTGCTGGTGAATTTTACCAGTAGGTCCAGGACTATGTCTTATCTAGGCAGATAATCATGCTTAACAATATTTTGTTATCTGCAAATTCATGCATATAGTCGTGAACAACTTTTGAGTTAAATCTTGGAAGTTTACTTTTTTATTTAGGTTGAACTTCATTACTCACAACATTTCATTGTAATACAAGGAGAAATATTTTCTGTATTTTTTTTATCTTTACTGAAGTAGCGAATCACCACAAATGACTGAATTTTTTTGATGTTTTTGATGCAGCTGAGGCTATCCTGTTAGGCTTCCAACATTTCATTGTAATGCTCGGTACAACGGTCATCATACCCACTGCTCTTGTTCCTCAGATGGGAGGTGGAAATGTGAGTCCTATGAATAGATAATGTACTTGCTGTCTTAATTTATTTTATCTAGTGGCAATCTTCTGAACTTGTCTATATGACTATTTATAGGAGGAGAAAGCAAAAGTAGTCCAAACTTTACTCTTTGTTGCTGGAATAAACACATTGTTGCAAACTTTGTTTGGAAGTAGATTACCTGCTGTTGTTGGAGGGTCATACACCTTTGTTGCACCCACAATATCAATCATCCTGTCTAACCGATGGAATGATCAGGACCCTGTGGTGGTTGGTGACAAACATCTTTCTTCcctatattttttaaatttcatTATTGTTGATTTCTCAGCTTCTCTCTCTAATAGATAAAGTGAAGTTTCTCCTCTTTTTTGTCTCATACCGATAAATTGTATTCAACTAATTATGTTCTGTATTCTTGTAGAATCAACAGCTAAAATTTCTTCCAATATTTcttatttatattaatattaagagAGATTATTGTTTTCAAATGTCATATGGGATGGTTTTAGTAATTAATCTTATATGACTAACACACATATCGTGTACAGTAAAAGTTACACATATGGTGTAGGAACACACAAGTGTAAAGGCTTACCATAATCTATTATATTTGGACAAATAATACAAGGAGAAAAAAGAACTGATAAACCTTAAGGCGAGTTAAATTCttgatttatatcttttaatCAATTTATAATATTTATGTAGAAATTTGAGAAGATTATGCGGGCTATCCAGGGAGCACTTATTGTTGCTTCAACACTTCAAATTGTCTTAGGTTTCAGTGGCCTTTGGCGTAACATTACCAGGTGACTGAAATTATCATTCATTATATAAAAGCATTAAATATTATATTGGCATAGGCATTGTGAAGTTATTTGCAATATTTGGTATATCGATCCAATATAGGATAAGGCCCAGTTAGATATTATTCCTATTATAGTTGTTTTTATTGaaaaatgttcttcttttctgcCATAACTAAACCAGGTTTCCATGCATGTTCTTAGGTTCTTGAGTCCTCTATCAGCGGTTCCATTGGTTGCACTTTCTGGTTTCGGGCTATATGAGTTTGGTTTTCCTGGTGTAAGTATAAATGCAAACATCTTTTAGTTTGCTCATTATGGATGGGGATTTGATTTTCTAGATCTCTCTAATCTCCCCCAACCTCCTTGAGCACTTATATGCTTAAATGTTTTTTATCTTGTAATCGTAGGTTTaaacttttcttttatttattaGGTTGCCAAGTGTGTTGAAATTGGATTGCCACAGCTTGTCATTTTACTAATATTCTCTCAGGTGATTTTTCCCCTCTGAACATGAAATGACCATTTCTGTTAAACCATTAACTATAACTATTGAAGTACAAATTAATTTTCAAGCTGATTTGAAATGATCTGCTGAACCTGCCAAACGTGCTGTGCTTGTTAAATTGCAGTATTTGTCCCATATAATACGCCCGGGAAAAAATATCTTTGATCGTTTTGCTGTTCTATTTTCGGTGGTGATTGTATGGATATATGCTCACCTACTTACTGTTGGTGGAGCCTATAATGGTAAGCCACCCACTACACAAACTAGCTGCCGAACAGATCGTGCGGGACTTATTAGCGGAGCACCATGGTAAGAGCACTTTGTTAAAAAATTATTCAAGATTTCTTCATCCGTTATCTAATTAGGATTACCTCCCAAAATAGTGGATCTTTTTATTTTTAAGATGATTTAAGTATACATTAGCATTTTTATATAGTTTACATTGGTTACAAAAGAACTTATTAAAATTCCATTAGAAGACTGAAATATACCATAATCATGTGACATGTTTATGAAAATTATCCAAATAAATTTTAGAAGTCAAAGCAGGACATCTACTTTATGAAACTGGAAGTTATTTCCTTTTCtctgatatcagactttgagtTGTCACTTTTTCTTGAAGTGTTCCATGTGCTCTACTAAATCTTTAACGTGTACACACATTGCTGACTATTGCTTAAAAACATATGTACGAGACATTGCTTAATAGCTCTGGTTTCTTATCGGCAGGATAAGAGTTCCATATCCATTTCAGTGGGGAGCACCATCCTTTGATGCAGGAGAAGCCTTTGCAATGATGATGGCTACATTTGTTGCACTTGTGGAGGTCTGTTTCATTTCTTTACTGAATTAAACTACTCACTAGAGTTAGGGggatattataatattataaacaTTGTCAATTCTATGATTACCACTATCACTAATTAAGAACCAAAACATTTTCTGTCCTACATAGTTGATTCCCCGCAAAGATTtgtatattaaatatttatatttcttcatttctagtcattattatttatatttttaaattttactGAAAATTTAAATGCTTAGCACAAATATTTGGTAACCTATCTGCAAGCGTGACATATAGTTAGTACTAGCACATATTTTGGGCAAGAACAAGCATCATTATTAAAAGTCATAAATTTTTTTCTCATAGTATAGTTCTAACAGTGATTAATTTCTATTTCTATAAAATATGCAGTCCACTGGTGGATTTATTGCAGTTTCAAGATATGCCAGTGCAACTCCCTTGCCACCTTCTATTCTCAGCCGTGGTGTGGGCTGGCAGGTATATTGTCACCTTTGATTGTTGGTCCTCAGTTGTTTTCCAAATGCAGTTTGCGCCAGCTGAAATGAACTTAGTTTTTAAGAGTTTATTCCTTGCTGGCAGTTTTTGCATGTTTAAAGGGGAACTTAATGGACCCACCTACAGACAAGATATATACACTGAAACTGAATTAAACTATTTTCTTGACATAAATTCTTACTAGTTCCTACAATCCTACTAACTAATAATAAATATTACACACCAGACCAGATATATTTTATAGTTCTTGACATGAAACCTttccaaaaaatcatttttatatttatgtacTTGGGAAGCTGATTATATATAGATCCAGCATTGTATTTTAGCAAGATGCGGACTACCATCAATTTCTTTGTGAGGAGATTCATAGATTGCTAATATTGGTGAAAGTTTAAATTGATAAAGCAGAGGATCTAAGCTCGAGTAAATTTTgtctgcttcttgctgaactgAAATGGAAATTAGTAGTATAAATGACTGAATTAATTGTTTCTTTTCAGGGAATTGGCATTTTGTTGTCTGGGTTATTTGGAACTGTGAATGGCTCTTCAATATCCATGTAAGACACATCTTATGAAAACTTTCTGTTAATAACCATCTATTAATTGATTAGCTTGGAACTTCTTAATAACCCTAACGTGGTTTCTCTTCAGTGAAAATGCTGGTCTTTTGGCCTTAACTCGTGTAGGTAGCCGAAGAGTTGTCCAACTATCTGCTGGCTTTATGATCTTCTTTTCTGTTTTAGGTATATGTTTTTTTAGTGCACAAATACATGaattaatatataaaaaaatacataAACTTATCATCTACATGTTATGTGTATGATCTCAACTTCCTCAACCATATCTTCTGCCATGTTCAGGAAAATTTGGAGCAGTCTTCGCTTCTATCCCAACACCAATATTTGCTGCATTGTACTGTCTTTTCTTTGCTTATGTTGGTATGTTTCAATGAAAGCAACTCTATTGACTGATGTTCTAACATTCAGATATACAGTAAAAATATCGATGTTTTTCTGCTAATTTATGCAACGTATGTGCAGGCGCCGCTGGTCTTAGTTTCCTTCAGTTTTGCAATCTCAACAGCTTCCGCACAAAATTCGTACTTGGCTTCTCAGTCTTTATGGGCTTTTCTATTGCACAGTACTTCAACGAGTACACTGCAATTAAAGGCTTTGGCCCTGTCCATACGTCAGGGAGATGGGTAGGCCTAAATTTACATTAAATTGGGTTTATCTCTCTTGTATCATTTTTGTTTCAAGTTATGTTGTTAGTGGATAAAAAGCCCTAATTGTGATCATCCTTGCAGTTCAACGACATTGTGAATGTACCATTCTCATCGGAAGCCTTTGTTGCTGGCATTTTGGCATTTTTCCTAGACAACACATTGCATAAGAAGGATAGTCGAAAAGATAGAGGCAAACACTGGTGGGACAAGTTCCGATCTTTCAAGACCGATACAAGAAGTGAAGAATTCTACTCACTACCCTTCAACCTCAATAAATATTTTCCATCTGTGTGATACACAAATACTAAAGTTGGATATTTCTTCTGACTGATCAAATCTGAATCCCTCCTCTAGCTCTGCGAAGCTATTTTTGGGACCTTTGTACTGCACACGTTTATTGCTTCTCCTAGTGTATCTAATCAACTCAGAGTAGTACAAATTATCAGAAATTTGATAACAATCTGCTTAGCATAATAATTTACCATAATTCTTGTTGCTGTAAATTGTAAGAGGATTATATAGAATCGAAGTTTCAAAACCGAGCTTGCTGTCAATCTCTTTTAAAGCTTGTTACCAGAAAAAAACATTCCTTCAATCAAATCTAACAAGAAACAGAGGAGCCAGATCATTGTCAGAGCCAAAAGTACCTGTATTTTACGGAATGAGAATGATATGAAAACATGCGGAAGGAATGAGGTTTATCTATTTCATTCTCAAATCTACTGACCAGAGAACTATGAAATGGTCATGTACAGGTGATAAAATATGATAGACACTGGCCAAGAAAATGTTCATCCACAAATTGTCTTGGAGCATGAGTAAAAAATAGTTGCAATGTTCTTGGAGCTTTAAAATACCTTAGTGTTTTAAAAAGTTGAGAATATTTGGAACGGGACTGTTACCATTACCATCTTGGAAATGTTCGTATTTGTGACAATGACGAGGTATTATGATTATTTTGAAAGATAATCAAAGGCAAATAATCAACTTCAGCTGATTACTAACTAATTCAAACCAAACATAACTTAGAAAACAAGTGACAGTAAATCTCCAGGTTCAGTCTGCAGTATACATAGGAAAAGGATCCTTTATCTTATTCAGAAATCCCTTTGCCTTGAAGAGCTGAGAGTGATGGTGTCTGCAATAAATTTGATGCTCATGAGCAACAAAATTTGACGGGCTTATGATATGCTGTGCCATCAACCACCACCTGCAGAAATAACAAAAACTATTACTCCATTTATAGGAGAAAGCTGTCGGCTATGAAACCAGAGAGGCCTTATTTAAAGGATCGTGATAACAATGGTGAATTTGCTGATTTATGTATGCAGTTTAATCAAGATAGTTGAGAGAGAAAAGAAGTTCTTGATTAATCATTGATCTGCTTGCCTTTACAATCACATCTAATGTTGTTATATAGTACTGAGTACCAAATGGGAAAGAACTAACGGTCCAGATAGTGACCACGTTAAGAAATCACATCCTAGCCGAATGACTAATAAGCAGACAAAAGGGAGCCAATTTACTAACTATCAGACAAAAGAAGAACACAGGCACAGGTGGCTAGGTGATTTAGACTGTGGTCCTTCAATACTCCCCCTCAAGCAGGAGAAGGAGGCGCAGCGGAAGCTCCTAGCTTGCAGAGAAGATAGTTGTGCTGTTGAACCGGTAGGACTTTAGTAAGGAGATCGGCCACTTGTTCAGAGGAGGAGACATGTGAGGTCTGGATATGGCCATTATTGATTTGATCTCGCACAAATTGGCAGTCGATCTCCACGTGCTTTGTGCGCTCGTGCTGAACTGGGTTAGCAGCAATTGCTAATGCTGCTTTGTTGTCACATTTGAGTTGAGTAGGTGGCAGTGCTTTGAATCCCAAGTCTTTAAGCAAAGCAGAAAGCCAGGTGACTTCACACGTTGTCATTGCCATGGCACGATATTCTGCCTCGGCAGATGATCGAGCAACCACGCTCTGTTTTTTAGACTTCCAAGAGATAGATGAGTCACCGAGGAATATACAGTAGCCCGTGGTAGACTTCCTAGTTGCAAGACAACTAGCCCAATCGCTGTCGCAATATGCAGTAAGGTGAGCAGCACTGGAGGAAGCGAGTAGAATACCTTGAGATGGAGAACCAGCTAAGTAACGAAGAAGACGCTTGGCAACTTGTAGGTGAACCGTAGTTGGAGCATTCATATATTGGCTGAGGGTGTGCACCGTAAAGGCTATGTCTGGACGGGTGATGGTGAGGTATATTAGTTGGCCAAGTAGTCGTTGGTAGGGTGTGGGGTTGGGGAGAGCATCACCAGCTGTTGGAGTAAGCTTAATGTGAAAGTCTATGGGAAGAGATAAAGGCTTGCAATTAAGTAGACCATGCTCTGTGAGAAGATCCATTGTGTACCTTTTCTGAGATATAAAAAACCCAGATGCAGATCTATCCACTTCGAGACCCAGAAAGTAATGTATTGGACCAAGGTCCTTCATATGAAATTTTGTGGATAACATGTGTTTGAGATCATTGATGAGTGACATATCAGACCCACACAGCAAAAGGTC
This sequence is a window from Apium graveolens cultivar Ventura chromosome 9, ASM990537v1, whole genome shotgun sequence. Protein-coding genes within it:
- the LOC141683405 gene encoding nucleobase-ascorbate transporter 6-like, translating into MAGGGGPAKADEPAPHPPKDQLPNVSYCITSPPPWPEAILLGFQHFIVMLGTTVIIPTALVPQMGGGNEEKAKVVQTLLFVAGINTLLQTLFGSRLPAVVGGSYTFVAPTISIILSNRWNDQDPVVKFEKIMRAIQGALIVASTLQIVLGFSGLWRNITRFLSPLSAVPLVALSGFGLYEFGFPGVAKCVEIGLPQLVILLIFSQYLSHIIRPGKNIFDRFAVLFSVVIVWIYAHLLTVGGAYNGKPPTTQTSCRTDRAGLISGAPWIRVPYPFQWGAPSFDAGEAFAMMMATFVALVESTGGFIAVSRYASATPLPPSILSRGVGWQGIGILLSGLFGTVNGSSISIENAGLLALTRVGSRRVVQLSAGFMIFFSVLGKFGAVFASIPTPIFAALYCLFFAYVGAAGLSFLQFCNLNSFRTKFVLGFSVFMGFSIAQYFNEYTAIKGFGPVHTSGRWFNDIVNVPFSSEAFVAGILAFFLDNTLHKKDSRKDRGKHWWDKFRSFKTDTRSEEFYSLPFNLNKYFPSV